Proteins found in one Triticum urartu cultivar G1812 chromosome 4, Tu2.1, whole genome shotgun sequence genomic segment:
- the LOC125551578 gene encoding uncharacterized protein LOC125551578 isoform X1, with amino-acid sequence MSCLAMVLKLASPTMLQPTTAVCFCAIEGRSPAPSSTFPHHGNNAGVMATPFSLSKDGIEMQFATNHIACKNFPHSRHLCSELPFSTTAHPKHYGMCYCYVCDAPAPCKHWGKGLCQAGLHGKCLGSDSMLCW; translated from the exons ATGAGTTGCCTTGCTATGGTCTTGAAGTTGGCCTCACCAACTATGCTCCAG CCTACTACAGCGGTCTGCTTTTGCGCCATAGAAGGTCGTTCCCCTGCTCCCTCCTCTACCTTCCCCCATCATGG CAACAATGCAGGAGTAATGGCGACCCCTTTCTCCCTCTCAAAGGATGGCATCGAGATGCAGTTTGCAACTAACCAT ATAGCGTGCAAGAATTTCCCTCACTCTCGGCATTTATGTTCCGAATTGCCCTTCAGCACCACTGCTCACCCGAAGCATTATGGAATG TGCTACTGTTATGTGTGTGATGCTCCAGCTCCATGCAAGCACTGGGGCAAAGGGCTCTGTCAAGCAGGTCTCCATGGTAAGTGTCTCGGTTCAG ATAGTATGCTGTGCTGGTGA
- the LOC125551578 gene encoding uncharacterized protein LOC125551578 isoform X2, giving the protein MSCLAMVLKLASPTMLQPTTAVCFCAIEGRSPAPSSTFPHHGNNAGVMATPFSLSKDGIEMQFATNHIACKNFPHSRHLCSELPFSTTAHPKHYGMCYCYVCDAPAPCKHWGKGLCQAGLHDSMLCW; this is encoded by the exons ATGAGTTGCCTTGCTATGGTCTTGAAGTTGGCCTCACCAACTATGCTCCAG CCTACTACAGCGGTCTGCTTTTGCGCCATAGAAGGTCGTTCCCCTGCTCCCTCCTCTACCTTCCCCCATCATGG CAACAATGCAGGAGTAATGGCGACCCCTTTCTCCCTCTCAAAGGATGGCATCGAGATGCAGTTTGCAACTAACCAT ATAGCGTGCAAGAATTTCCCTCACTCTCGGCATTTATGTTCCGAATTGCCCTTCAGCACCACTGCTCACCCGAAGCATTATGGAATG TGCTACTGTTATGTGTGTGATGCTCCAGCTCCATGCAAGCACTGGGGCAAAGGGCTCTGTCAAGCAGGTCTCCATG ATAGTATGCTGTGCTGGTGA
- the LOC125551578 gene encoding uncharacterized protein LOC125551578 isoform X3, protein MMAAAYSHELPCYGLEVGLTNYAPAYYSGLLLRHRSNNAGVMATPFSLSKDGIEMQFATNHIACKNFPHSRHLCSELPFSTTAHPKHYGMCYCYVCDAPAPCKHWGKGLCQAGLHGKCLGSDSMLCW, encoded by the exons ATGATGGCCGCTGCCTACTCCCATGAGTTGCCTTGCTATGGTCTTGAAGTTGGCCTCACCAACTATGCTCCAG CCTACTACAGCGGTCTGCTTTTGCGCCATAGAAG CAACAATGCAGGAGTAATGGCGACCCCTTTCTCCCTCTCAAAGGATGGCATCGAGATGCAGTTTGCAACTAACCAT ATAGCGTGCAAGAATTTCCCTCACTCTCGGCATTTATGTTCCGAATTGCCCTTCAGCACCACTGCTCACCCGAAGCATTATGGAATG TGCTACTGTTATGTGTGTGATGCTCCAGCTCCATGCAAGCACTGGGGCAAAGGGCTCTGTCAAGCAGGTCTCCATGGTAAGTGTCTCGGTTCAG ATAGTATGCTGTGCTGGTGA
- the LOC125551578 gene encoding uncharacterized protein LOC125551578 isoform X5 translates to MEGAGGPVVADLRQDIAAACERRITQDRAHTMATYAFSDAVLSARSLARRAQRRAPRNAPPPTSFLFRSDSVQEFPSLSAFMFRIALQHHCSPEALWNVLLLCV, encoded by the exons ATGGAAGGGGCGGGAGGGCCCGTGGTCGCGGATCTACGCCAGGACATTGCGGCGGCGTGCGAGCGGCGGATCACGCAGGACCGTGCCCACACCATGGCCACCTATGCCTTCTCCGACGCCGTCCTCtccgctcgctcgctcgctcgccgAGCACAGCGTCGCGCACCGAGGAACGCGCCTCCCCCGACGTCGTTCCTCTTCCGTTCAG ATAGCGTGCAAGAATTTCCCTCACTCTCGGCATTTATGTTCCGAATTGCCCTTCAGCACCACTGCTCACCCGAAGCATTATGGAATG TGCTACTGTTATGTGTGTGA
- the LOC125551578 gene encoding uncharacterized protein LOC125551578 isoform X4 — protein sequence MEGAGGPVVADLRQDIAAACERRITQDRAHTMATYAFSDAVLSARSLARRAQRRAPRNAPPPTSFLFRSDSVQEFPSLSAFMFRIALQHHCSPEALWNGKSQALSPPIHDSVCNMITIAELTTERL from the exons ATGGAAGGGGCGGGAGGGCCCGTGGTCGCGGATCTACGCCAGGACATTGCGGCGGCGTGCGAGCGGCGGATCACGCAGGACCGTGCCCACACCATGGCCACCTATGCCTTCTCCGACGCCGTCCTCtccgctcgctcgctcgctcgccgAGCACAGCGTCGCGCACCGAGGAACGCGCCTCCCCCGACGTCGTTCCTCTTCCGTTCAG ATAGCGTGCAAGAATTTCCCTCACTCTCGGCATTTATGTTCCGAATTGCCCTTCAGCACCACTGCTCACCCGAAGCATTATGGAATGGCAAGTCACAAGCATTGTCACCCCCTATACATGATTCTGTTTGTAATATGATTACAATAGCAGAGTTGACAACAGAGCGTTTGTAA